The sequence GCGGATGGTTGCCAGCCACAGTCCAGGTGCAGATTCACAACAAGTTGCGCAGATAGATAGCCAGTCGGTCTTACCGAATTCAAAAAACATCCTGTAAAGGTAGTACAATAGGGAGTTAATTTCGGTTAAGTGACTGGTAACTACCCGCGAACTTACCCTCAACTTGTACGAAAAGAGCGCCAAATTCTGCTACAGCGCCATCATCACCTATGGAGGACACTTAGTGTTCAATGCAATTATTGATTTTCTGTCGAATGGTTTGACTGGTGCTACAGCATGGCAAGTTGTCATTTTTACGCTTGTTGTTACCCACATTACCATCGCTGGTGTCACTATTTATCTGCATCGTTGCCAAGCTCATCGTGCGCTTGATTTGCATGCGATTCCGAGTCATTTCTTTCGATTCTGGCTATGGCTGAGTACCGGAATGGTCACCAAAGAATGGGCGGCGATTCATCGGAAGCACCACGCTAAATGCGAGACTGAGGAAGATCCTCATAGCCCGGTGACACGCGGAATTAAAAAGGTCTTGTTAGAAGGTGCCGAGTTGTATCGCGCCGAATCAAAGGTCCCGGAAACCATGGAAAAATATGGCCATGGCACTCCAGACGACTGGATTGAACGTAATCTTTACACCAAACATAGTGCGTTGGGTATTGTGCTGATGCTGTTTATCAATCTAGCCTTATTCGGTGTTATTGGATTGACCGTGTGGGCCGTACAAATGCTGTGGATTCCAATTACTGCTGCGGGGATTATCAACGGCATTGGACACTATTGGGGCTATCGCAACTACGATTGTAATGATGCGGCAACGAATATCATCCCATTCGGTATTCTCATCGGTGGCGAAGAATTACATAACAACCATCATACATTCGGGACATCGG is a genomic window of Glaciimonas sp. CA11.2 containing:
- a CDS encoding acyl-CoA desaturase — protein: MFNAIIDFLSNGLTGATAWQVVIFTLVVTHITIAGVTIYLHRCQAHRALDLHAIPSHFFRFWLWLSTGMVTKEWAAIHRKHHAKCETEEDPHSPVTRGIKKVLLEGAELYRAESKVPETMEKYGHGTPDDWIERNLYTKHSALGIVLMLFINLALFGVIGLTVWAVQMLWIPITAAGIINGIGHYWGYRNYDCNDAATNIIPFGILIGGEELHNNHHTFGTSAKLSSKWYEFDIGWMYIRMLEIVGLAKVKKIAPAPKFNSAKLVPDLDTLQSVIANRYDVMAKYAKSLKSTWQEERAHLAGKAALESGFLKSAKKLLQREPTKLEAPQKQQLTELFLHSKALQTMHEMRVELGAIWERSHFTRDQLLHQLQDWCARAEASKIKALEDFSLRLRSYS